A DNA window from Luteolibacter luteus contains the following coding sequences:
- a CDS encoding gamma-butyrobetaine hydroxylase-like domain-containing protein, with protein MSKLDHATVIGNELALRFEEGEELFLPLDLLRRACPCAACQGEPDALGRVLRPVQQIGPRGFELLRFQVIGGYALQLFWGDGHSTGIYSHDYLKRLAVLP; from the coding sequence ATGAGTAAACTCGACCACGCCACCGTCATTGGAAATGAACTCGCACTCCGTTTCGAGGAGGGTGAGGAGCTGTTTCTACCACTCGATCTGCTGCGGAGAGCCTGTCCCTGCGCCGCCTGCCAAGGCGAGCCGGATGCCCTCGGGCGCGTGCTGCGCCCGGTCCAGCAGATTGGGCCGCGCGGCTTCGAGTTGCTGCGTTTCCAGGTGATCGGCGGCTATGCCCTGCAACTTTTTTGGGGCGACGGGCACTCCACCGGCATTTACTCTCATGATTACCTGAAGCGTCTCGCTGTCTTACCCTAG
- a CDS encoding YggS family pyridoxal phosphate-dependent enzyme, which yields MTDVAERLAGLRDRIAAACAAAGRRPGEVELLAVTKTFPVEAVQEAYSAGHRHFGESRQQEAAPKIAALPRDIHWHFIGGLQRNKARKVLGEFDVIHSVDSLRLAEHLDRVAGEEGKRPEIYLEVNVAGEESKGGFSPEELLAASDAFAGMQHVAVIGLMSIPPDDEERARHWFATTRELRERLRTASGLHLPGLSMGMSGDFEQAILEGSTIVRVGSAIFGHRSYPA from the coding sequence ATGACGGATGTTGCCGAACGATTGGCCGGGCTTCGTGACCGGATCGCCGCAGCTTGTGCGGCGGCAGGACGAAGACCCGGTGAGGTCGAGTTGCTTGCGGTTACGAAGACTTTCCCTGTAGAGGCGGTGCAAGAGGCATATAGTGCCGGGCACCGGCATTTCGGGGAAAGCCGCCAGCAGGAGGCCGCTCCGAAGATCGCTGCGTTGCCGAGGGATATCCACTGGCACTTCATCGGGGGCCTTCAACGGAACAAGGCCCGGAAGGTTTTGGGTGAGTTCGATGTGATCCACAGCGTGGATTCATTGCGCCTTGCCGAGCACCTTGACCGCGTTGCGGGAGAGGAGGGCAAGCGCCCGGAAATTTATCTGGAGGTCAATGTCGCCGGAGAGGAGAGCAAGGGTGGATTTTCTCCCGAAGAGCTTCTTGCCGCTTCAGACGCCTTCGCGGGGATGCAGCACGTGGCGGTTATCGGCCTAATGTCCATCCCGCCGGACGATGAGGAGAGGGCACGCCACTGGTTTGCGACTACCCGTGAATTGAGGGAGCGCTTGCGCACGGCCTCCGGCCTCCATCTCCCCGGCCTGAGCATGGGAATGAGCGGGGATTTCGAACAAGCCATCCTGGAGGGCTCCACCATCGTGCGCGTCGGCTCCGCAATCTTCGGGCATCGATCTTATCCGGCATGA
- a CDS encoding carboxy terminal-processing peptidase, with the protein MKFSRIRSAALAVGLTATTLTACAQQADFDEVGRQMAIMLQNSHFARLPFNDMGPRFLEDFIRDLDSGKVYFTQADIDRFNREYGENLSEMIMKQDSMRAAQDIYDTFKKRVEARVAEAKKMLASEEFDFTKSESLQRSRKDAAWPKDEAEAMSIWRQQIKEAVLSENLRRDMIAKLAEKQGKPNPLKNDKDPKEKLALRYERFHHSVVKDVDGEDVAAMFLSAVARSFDPHTDYMSTREMDRFRDGMKNELVGIGALLQGEEDGATKIMGIVVGGPADKQGILKLNDRVVAVDPDGDGPKEMVDIMFMKIDKVVDLIRGQQGTPVQLKAEPAGGAPGETNLISIVRDKVALKDEQASAEIIEMKGKDGENSRLGIITLPSFYADFDEGKVRCSVDVERLLERLKDEGIDGLLLDLRNNGGGALEEVRRMTGFFTRRGPVVQVRNTFGEIQVKESEKEPIYDGPMIVLTDKSSASASEILAGALQDNHRAVVVGESSTFGKGTVQQPMDIGRMLPFFKARNKAGTLKVTIQKFYRPSGSSTQKMGVIPDVVLPSLTDALEVGEAFLDHPLEHDMIRKAPDFVPLKEEQLFLPRIKELSEERVKASKDFAYISEDISKAKARIRDNKVSLNMADRKKELDEIDQQQQQRNVERKARFAEVQKKDKEQLAFYKLTLDDVEKGGDLRAFDPSAENEQYMRRAKDETAELDDTPQWPSALDPHKREGVMILNDLVDITRNARMAGLLDR; encoded by the coding sequence ATGAAATTCTCACGCATCCGCAGCGCTGCCCTCGCGGTAGGTCTCACGGCTACGACACTCACCGCATGCGCCCAGCAGGCGGACTTTGACGAAGTGGGCCGCCAAATGGCGATCATGCTGCAGAACAGCCACTTCGCCCGGCTGCCATTCAATGACATGGGTCCTCGTTTCCTGGAGGATTTCATCCGGGACCTCGATTCCGGTAAGGTCTACTTCACCCAAGCGGATATCGATCGCTTCAATCGTGAGTACGGGGAGAATCTCTCCGAGATGATCATGAAGCAGGACAGCATGCGTGCTGCCCAGGACATCTACGACACCTTCAAGAAGCGCGTTGAAGCACGCGTCGCGGAAGCCAAGAAGATGTTGGCCTCCGAAGAGTTTGATTTCACGAAGAGCGAGTCCCTCCAGCGCAGCCGCAAGGACGCAGCCTGGCCGAAGGATGAGGCGGAAGCGATGAGCATCTGGCGCCAGCAGATCAAGGAGGCCGTGCTCTCCGAGAACTTGCGCCGCGATATGATCGCCAAGCTTGCCGAAAAGCAGGGCAAGCCGAACCCCCTCAAGAACGACAAGGACCCGAAGGAAAAGCTGGCCCTGCGCTACGAGCGTTTCCACCACAGCGTGGTGAAAGACGTCGATGGCGAAGACGTGGCCGCCATGTTCCTCAGCGCCGTGGCCCGGTCCTTTGACCCCCACACCGACTACATGAGCACCCGTGAGATGGATCGCTTCCGCGACGGGATGAAGAACGAGCTCGTGGGCATTGGTGCACTGCTGCAGGGCGAGGAGGACGGTGCCACCAAGATCATGGGCATCGTCGTCGGCGGTCCGGCCGACAAGCAGGGTATCCTGAAGCTCAATGACCGCGTGGTGGCCGTGGATCCGGATGGCGATGGCCCGAAGGAGATGGTCGATATCATGTTCATGAAGATCGACAAGGTGGTCGATCTCATCCGCGGCCAGCAGGGCACGCCCGTGCAGCTCAAGGCAGAGCCCGCCGGCGGGGCTCCCGGGGAAACCAATCTCATCAGCATCGTCCGCGACAAGGTCGCCCTGAAGGACGAGCAGGCCAGCGCCGAGATCATCGAGATGAAGGGCAAGGACGGCGAAAACTCCCGTCTTGGCATCATCACGCTGCCCTCATTCTACGCCGACTTCGATGAAGGCAAGGTGCGCTGTTCGGTCGACGTCGAGCGTTTGCTCGAGCGTCTGAAGGACGAAGGCATTGATGGTTTGCTCCTCGACCTCCGGAACAACGGCGGTGGAGCCCTTGAGGAAGTCCGCCGCATGACCGGTTTCTTCACCCGCCGCGGTCCCGTGGTCCAAGTGCGGAATACCTTCGGCGAGATTCAGGTGAAGGAGTCCGAGAAGGAGCCGATCTATGACGGCCCGATGATCGTGCTCACGGACAAGAGCAGCGCTTCCGCCAGCGAGATCCTTGCCGGCGCCCTGCAGGACAATCACCGCGCGGTTGTTGTCGGTGAGTCGTCCACTTTCGGCAAGGGCACGGTGCAGCAGCCGATGGACATCGGTCGTATGCTTCCCTTCTTCAAGGCCCGCAACAAGGCTGGCACCCTGAAGGTGACCATCCAGAAGTTCTACCGTCCCTCCGGTTCCTCCACCCAGAAGATGGGCGTGATCCCGGATGTCGTGCTGCCCAGCCTCACGGATGCGCTTGAGGTCGGGGAGGCCTTCCTCGACCACCCGCTGGAGCACGACATGATCCGCAAGGCTCCGGACTTCGTGCCTCTCAAGGAAGAGCAGCTTTTCCTGCCTCGCATCAAGGAGCTCAGCGAGGAGCGTGTGAAGGCCTCCAAGGACTTCGCCTACATCTCCGAGGATATTTCCAAGGCGAAGGCCCGGATCCGCGATAACAAGGTCTCGCTGAACATGGCGGATCGGAAGAAGGAGCTGGACGAAATCGACCAGCAGCAGCAACAGCGCAATGTTGAGCGCAAGGCCCGCTTTGCCGAGGTCCAGAAGAAGGACAAGGAGCAGCTCGCCTTTTACAAGCTGACTCTCGATGACGTGGAGAAGGGCGGCGACCTGCGGGCTTTCGATCCCTCCGCGGAGAATGAGCAATACATGCGCCGGGCGAAGGATGAAACCGCCGAGCTGGATGACACGCCGCAGTGGCCGAGTGCCCTCGATCCCCACAAGCGGGAAGGCGTGATGATCCTCAACGACCTGGTGGACATCACCCGCAATGCGCGGATGGCTGGCTTGCTGGATCGATGA
- a CDS encoding S1C family serine protease → MRIVRFTNVLVAGMAFWVIPVTSFSQDAAFKGWVGELASEDFKARVQAQDKILEWANANPAKSKDLLLREYEGAKDPEVQLRLRESLKTVVIGDHQAKNAAGYLGITMEDVNGGIPVPNPKPGVLVKAVQPGSPAQQAGIRNNDVILAMDNTRWSGPEAREALIAEVKKLRPGTEVNLEVLRGAETLKLPLKLGARPMGLPDNQARFINGFIPAGPDFEMLERMEQEAREAFFKDWLERTRKKPAAP, encoded by the coding sequence ATGCGCATCGTCCGCTTCACGAATGTTTTGGTCGCCGGGATGGCCTTCTGGGTCATCCCGGTGACGTCTTTTAGCCAGGACGCGGCGTTCAAGGGGTGGGTCGGGGAACTGGCCAGCGAGGATTTCAAAGCCCGCGTCCAAGCACAGGATAAGATTCTGGAATGGGCGAACGCCAACCCGGCGAAGTCCAAGGACCTTCTGCTCAGGGAGTATGAGGGGGCCAAGGATCCGGAGGTTCAGCTCCGCTTGCGAGAATCCCTGAAAACCGTAGTCATCGGCGACCATCAGGCGAAGAACGCCGCAGGCTATCTGGGGATCACCATGGAGGATGTAAACGGCGGGATCCCCGTTCCGAATCCCAAGCCTGGCGTGCTCGTCAAAGCCGTCCAGCCGGGCTCTCCTGCGCAGCAGGCTGGTATCAGGAACAATGACGTGATCCTCGCCATGGACAATACCCGCTGGTCCGGTCCGGAGGCTCGCGAGGCCCTTATCGCCGAGGTAAAGAAGCTCAGGCCGGGCACCGAGGTGAATCTCGAGGTCCTCCGTGGCGCGGAAACGCTCAAGCTCCCCTTGAAACTTGGTGCGAGGCCGATGGGCCTGCCGGACAACCAGGCGCGATTTATCAATGGCTTCATCCCCGCCGGACCCGATTTCGAGATGCTCGAGCGCATGGAGCAGGAGGCTCGCGAGGCATTTTTCAAAGATTGGCTCGAGCGGACCCGGAAAAAGCCCGCCGCGCCCTAA
- a CDS encoding polysaccharide biosynthesis/export family protein, translated as MKHLFILLACLFGFLPAVQAQSAISAGRAIEIRIQGVPASETQLINNTYPVSESGTIRMPFIGSLRAAGLSPQALAGSIEAAYKAADIYTHPTIQVFASTDETLNKLRLTVGGQAKRPGPVDYVRGMTLYDAVQAAGGATEFGAMNRVSLIRGSQRKEYDLNQTKFMSVIVEPNDTILIPQKNMIGR; from the coding sequence ATGAAACATCTTTTTATCCTTCTTGCGTGCCTCTTCGGGTTCCTCCCGGCGGTGCAGGCGCAGTCCGCCATCAGTGCCGGCCGGGCGATTGAGATCCGGATCCAAGGCGTTCCTGCCAGCGAGACCCAGCTGATCAATAACACCTATCCGGTGTCGGAATCGGGGACCATCCGCATGCCCTTCATCGGATCGCTGCGTGCCGCGGGCCTCAGCCCCCAGGCTCTCGCGGGTAGCATCGAGGCGGCCTACAAGGCGGCGGACATCTACACCCACCCGACGATTCAGGTTTTCGCCTCCACGGATGAAACCCTGAACAAGCTCCGCCTTACCGTGGGTGGTCAGGCCAAGCGGCCCGGCCCCGTGGACTACGTCCGTGGCATGACCCTCTACGATGCCGTCCAGGCAGCTGGTGGGGCTACCGAGTTCGGTGCCATGAACCGCGTCAGCTTGATCCGCGGCAGCCAGCGGAAAGAATACGACCTCAATCAGACCAAGTTCATGAGCGTCATCGTGGAACCGAATGACACCATTCTGATTCCGCAGAAGAACATGATCGGCAGGTAA